In Vicinamibacterales bacterium, a single window of DNA contains:
- a CDS encoding YncE family protein → MKLNRIPAILVGAAIVMAALSSQVPLQAADGPYKLLKEIAVATDGGWDYLSVDSAAKRLYVAHGTKVVVIDTAKNEVVGEVAPTPGVHGFAVAPDLGKGFSSHGQESKAGLVDLKTLQILSKVDTGQNPDAILYEPAHKEVYTFNGRGKSATVFDATSGAVKATIPLAGKPEFAVVDIKAGRIYNNIEDTNSVVAIDTTTHAVVNTWPIAPGEEASGLAIDLANHRLFIGCSNNMMVMMDSTNGKVLGSLPIGPGVDANAFDPGTGYAFASSSDGTLTVAKVDATGKLALVQKLATPPRSRTMTLDPATHRLYVAAAEYKPGAPGADGKPGRPTMVPGSFKVLVYEMMPAR, encoded by the coding sequence ATGAAGCTGAACAGGATACCAGCGATACTCGTTGGCGCAGCCATCGTCATGGCGGCGCTCTCGTCGCAGGTGCCGCTTCAGGCGGCCGACGGCCCATACAAGCTGCTGAAGGAGATCGCGGTCGCCACCGACGGCGGGTGGGACTACCTCTCGGTGGACAGTGCGGCCAAGCGGCTGTACGTGGCGCACGGCACCAAGGTGGTCGTGATCGACACCGCGAAGAACGAGGTCGTCGGCGAGGTGGCACCCACGCCCGGCGTGCACGGCTTCGCGGTCGCACCGGACCTCGGCAAGGGCTTCTCGAGCCACGGACAGGAGTCGAAGGCCGGTCTCGTCGATCTGAAGACGCTGCAGATCCTCTCGAAGGTGGACACCGGTCAGAATCCGGACGCGATTCTCTACGAGCCCGCGCACAAGGAGGTCTACACCTTCAACGGCCGCGGCAAGTCGGCCACGGTGTTCGATGCCACGTCCGGTGCCGTGAAAGCCACCATCCCGCTCGCGGGCAAGCCAGAGTTCGCGGTGGTGGACATCAAGGCCGGCCGCATCTACAACAACATCGAGGACACCAACTCGGTCGTCGCCATCGACACCACCACGCACGCGGTGGTGAACACCTGGCCGATCGCACCGGGCGAAGAGGCCTCCGGCCTGGCCATCGACCTGGCCAATCATCGCCTCTTCATCGGCTGCTCGAACAACATGATGGTGATGATGGACAGCACGAACGGCAAGGTGCTCGGCAGCCTGCCGATCGGACCCGGCGTCGATGCAAACGCCTTCGACCCCGGCACCGGCTACGCGTTCGCGTCGAGCAGCGATGGCACGCTCACGGTGGCGAAGGTGGACGCGACGGGCAAGCTGGCTCTCGTTCAGAAGCTCGCCACGCCTCCGCGGTCGCGCACGATGACGCTCGACCCGGCGACTCATCGTCTCTACGTGGCGGCCGCCGAGTACAAGCCCGGCGCACCTGGCGCCGACGGCAAGCCCGGCCGGCCGACGATGGTGCCGGGATCCTTCAAGGTTCTGGTGTACGAGATGATGCCGGCGAGGTAA
- a CDS encoding helix-hairpin-helix domain-containing protein, with the protein MLTQRRLVVVLALAFLVAGAPGLMAQAAKAAAPAAQAAPAVKVDLNSASQADLEKLPGIGPATAKKIIAGRPFASVADLAKAGVSANTITKITPLVTVAAAATPAAPAATAPAAATKTAAQAAAPAAAAPAKAAAPGVAAAQPPAPGMVWVNTLTKVYHKEGDRYFGKTKAGKYMTEEEAIKAGYRAAKAGAAKKK; encoded by the coding sequence ATGTTGACGCAAAGACGCCTCGTCGTCGTGCTCGCTCTCGCGTTCCTCGTCGCCGGAGCGCCCGGATTGATGGCACAGGCCGCAAAGGCCGCAGCGCCGGCGGCGCAGGCCGCGCCGGCCGTCAAGGTTGACCTGAACTCAGCCAGCCAGGCGGACCTCGAGAAACTGCCGGGCATCGGTCCGGCGACAGCGAAGAAGATCATCGCCGGCCGACCGTTCGCCTCGGTGGCTGACCTGGCCAAGGCTGGGGTTTCGGCCAACACCATCACGAAGATCACGCCGCTCGTGACGGTCGCTGCCGCTGCGACGCCGGCCGCCCCTGCAGCCACCGCTCCCGCTGCAGCGACGAAGACCGCTGCCCAAGCCGCCGCTCCGGCTGCTGCTGCGCCCGCCAAGGCCGCCGCCCCTGGCGTCGCGGCCGCGCAGCCGCCCGCCCCTGGGATGGTGTGGGTGAACACCTTGACCAAGGTGTACCACAAGGAAGGCGACCGCTATTTCGGCAAGACGAAGGCGGGCAAGTACATGACGGAGGAAGAGGCCATCAAGGCTGGGTACCGCGCTGCGAAGGCAGGCGCCGCCAAGAAGAAATAG
- a CDS encoding ABC transporter permease, translating to MFAESVARDVRIGVRVLVKEKAFCALAIFVLALGVCAVTTQFSVVNGIMLRGFSFPNGDRLTNVSFSDPSTATAFGTNNRVLSMDYQEMVPEQKSFELMTAFLNGSTVNITIDGQPRRYTGAYTSETFMRVLGVGPMLGRDFTAADNTPGAEKVALIGYGLWQRDFGGAASVVGKSVRINGKPATIIGVMPKGFVFPTVEELWIPLNSEFPVRPRNDPQANAPGVIGLIKRGVTLDTARAEMTAFAKRFATAYPDTSKTFTDGLVQPLLDTVTGPQLRGTLMTMLAFCVGVLLIACFNVMNMQFARATLRAKELAVRSSLGATRTRLIGQMLTESLLLACVGAAVGVGLAYLSVDWFATTLRNMDNPPPAWMTFDIDAKVLTFTVLATIVAAVVSGLLPAWMASRANVAGVLREGGRGNTNRAINLVTRGLVVTQIVVTCLLLIGSLLQLRSILAQQNIDYGYDTSGIMSARMGLMDGDYPTQAARKQFYDRLIRELRGASQFEAVAYSSRLRMVFSGSGPVEIEGKVYKNRRDRLNANFEQVNGSFFDVMGQRVIEGRTFTDDDLDSKLPVAIVNAAFARKHFGTESPMGRRFRTGDGSTPQYGPWRTIVGVVTTVRMQGPFNIPNVDDSGYYVPFYSIPFGPAQDEPAASQFATVLVKPHAGQRPETLLRELRRQVNKVDPNLPLYFTGTPAYNLDSAVAGPRIIAVMFTIFGIVAVILAAVGIYGVMSFSVNQRTQEYGVRMALGADYRRILTMVLKQGSRQLGLGLAIGIGLSVTIAALGRDAIATVLFGVSALDPLTFGFVAGLIALVGLVATLVPARRATRVDPMIALRAE from the coding sequence ATGTTTGCAGAGTCCGTCGCCCGGGACGTTCGCATCGGCGTCCGGGTGCTCGTCAAGGAGAAGGCGTTCTGCGCCCTGGCGATCTTCGTGCTCGCCCTTGGCGTTTGCGCCGTCACCACCCAGTTCAGCGTGGTGAACGGCATCATGCTGCGCGGGTTCTCGTTTCCCAACGGCGACCGGCTGACGAACGTCTCGTTTTCAGACCCGTCCACGGCGACGGCTTTCGGTACGAACAACCGCGTGCTCTCGATGGACTACCAGGAGATGGTGCCCGAGCAGAAGTCCTTCGAGCTGATGACGGCATTCCTGAACGGATCGACGGTCAACATCACGATCGACGGCCAGCCCCGGCGCTACACCGGCGCGTACACTTCCGAGACCTTCATGCGCGTCCTGGGCGTCGGCCCGATGCTCGGGCGTGACTTCACCGCGGCGGACAACACGCCGGGCGCCGAGAAGGTCGCGCTCATCGGCTACGGGCTGTGGCAGAGGGACTTCGGCGGCGCGGCCAGCGTGGTGGGCAAGTCGGTCCGCATCAACGGCAAGCCGGCCACGATCATCGGCGTGATGCCCAAGGGGTTCGTGTTTCCGACGGTTGAGGAACTCTGGATCCCGCTCAACAGCGAGTTCCCGGTCCGGCCCAGGAACGATCCGCAGGCGAACGCTCCGGGCGTCATCGGGCTCATCAAACGGGGCGTCACGCTGGACACGGCCCGTGCGGAGATGACGGCGTTCGCCAAGCGGTTCGCGACGGCCTATCCCGACACCAGCAAGACGTTCACCGACGGCCTCGTCCAGCCACTCCTCGACACCGTCACCGGGCCTCAACTGCGCGGGACGCTGATGACGATGCTGGCGTTCTGCGTCGGCGTGCTCCTCATCGCCTGCTTCAACGTGATGAACATGCAGTTCGCGCGGGCCACGCTGCGCGCGAAGGAACTCGCCGTCCGCTCATCGCTCGGTGCCACCCGAACGCGACTCATCGGTCAGATGCTGACCGAGAGCCTGTTGCTGGCCTGCGTGGGCGCCGCGGTCGGCGTGGGCCTCGCGTACCTGTCGGTGGACTGGTTCGCGACCACGCTCCGCAACATGGACAACCCCCCGCCAGCGTGGATGACGTTCGACATCGACGCCAAGGTGCTCACGTTCACCGTCCTCGCCACGATCGTCGCGGCCGTGGTCTCCGGACTGCTGCCGGCGTGGATGGCATCGAGGGCGAACGTGGCCGGGGTCCTTCGGGAGGGCGGGCGGGGCAACACCAACCGCGCCATCAACCTCGTCACACGCGGTCTCGTGGTGACCCAGATCGTGGTGACCTGCCTGCTGTTGATCGGGTCGCTCCTGCAACTCCGCTCGATCCTGGCACAGCAGAACATCGACTACGGGTACGACACGTCCGGCATCATGTCGGCCCGGATGGGCCTGATGGATGGCGACTACCCGACACAGGCGGCCCGGAAACAGTTCTACGACCGGCTCATCCGGGAACTCCGAGGCGCGTCACAGTTCGAGGCCGTCGCCTACAGCAGCCGGCTTCGAATGGTGTTCAGCGGCTCGGGCCCTGTCGAGATCGAAGGGAAGGTCTACAAGAATCGCCGCGACCGGCTCAACGCGAACTTCGAGCAGGTGAACGGCAGCTTCTTCGACGTCATGGGGCAGCGGGTCATCGAGGGGCGGACGTTCACCGACGACGATCTGGACTCGAAGCTCCCGGTGGCCATCGTGAACGCGGCATTTGCCAGGAAGCACTTCGGCACCGAGAGCCCGATGGGCCGGCGCTTTCGCACCGGAGACGGCTCCACGCCGCAGTACGGCCCGTGGCGCACGATCGTCGGCGTCGTGACGACCGTACGCATGCAGGGACCCTTCAACATCCCGAACGTCGACGACTCCGGGTACTACGTGCCGTTCTACTCGATTCCGTTCGGTCCGGCGCAGGACGAGCCGGCCGCCAGCCAGTTCGCCACAGTGCTCGTGAAGCCGCACGCGGGCCAGCGCCCGGAGACACTACTCCGTGAACTGAGGCGACAGGTGAACAAGGTGGACCCCAACCTTCCGCTCTATTTCACGGGCACGCCGGCCTACAATCTCGACTCTGCCGTCGCCGGCCCGCGGATCATCGCGGTGATGTTCACGATCTTCGGCATCGTGGCGGTCATCCTGGCGGCGGTCGGGATCTACGGAGTGATGTCGTTCTCGGTCAACCAGCGGACACAGGAGTACGGTGTGCGGATGGCCCTTGGCGCGGACTACCGGCGCATCCTGACGATGGTGCTGAAACAGGGATCGCGACAGCTGGGCCTCGGTCTCGCCATCGGGATCGGACTGTCCGTGACGATCGCCGCGCTCGGACGGGACGCAATTGCCACGGTGCTGTTTGGCGTCAGCGCGCTCGACCCGCTGACCTTCGGCTTCGTGGCGGGCCTGATCGCGCTCGTCGGCCTCGTGGCCACGCTGGTGCCCGCCCGGAGGGCGACCCGCGTCGATCCGATGATCGCGCTCCGCGCGGAGTGA
- a CDS encoding TolC family protein — translation MGTKTIRVMAALLLCAGASAGRADAQAASPPLTFRAALDLAASRNLGLAAARRQRAIREAQVRIAGQRANPEFGFEVTQDSPHENLTFGYPIELGGQRSRRIALAREELTLADLDERTEMRTLRRNLRLAFYGLLAADQRVRLAGEVLDLSERTRQVAQARFEAGATPKLDVLQADLGLARAQTELDLARSTRASAQADLNAVLNQPAGQAVALTGDLAEGPATTDLAGAMRIASASNIDLLSAEREAAVEERRLGVLKAERVPTPTVTFGLPIDAPDEFTVGKSLGIAMAIPLFSRNKGEIAQSMATIDWIHAKRDAARRVAESAVFGALARMEAERRQVDAYRGRVIPAATELATLAEESYKAGRNSVLGLIDAQRSLRDVSREYLQALLDFQTAIADLEEVVGAPLTEGRSEK, via the coding sequence ATGGGTACAAAGACCATTCGCGTCATGGCGGCGTTGCTGCTGTGCGCGGGCGCGTCTGCCGGCCGGGCCGACGCCCAGGCGGCGTCGCCGCCGTTGACGTTCAGGGCGGCGCTCGACTTGGCGGCGTCCCGGAATCTGGGGCTTGCAGCCGCGCGGCGGCAGCGGGCCATTCGCGAGGCGCAGGTGCGGATTGCAGGGCAACGGGCGAATCCCGAGTTCGGCTTCGAGGTCACCCAGGACTCGCCGCACGAGAACCTGACCTTCGGGTACCCGATCGAGCTCGGCGGTCAGCGGAGCCGACGGATCGCGCTGGCCAGGGAGGAGTTGACGCTCGCGGATCTCGATGAGCGGACCGAGATGCGTACGCTGCGCCGCAACCTGCGGCTGGCGTTCTACGGCCTGCTGGCCGCCGACCAACGCGTGCGGTTGGCCGGCGAGGTCCTCGACCTGTCCGAGCGCACACGCCAGGTTGCGCAGGCCCGCTTCGAAGCGGGTGCGACCCCGAAACTCGATGTGCTCCAGGCCGACCTCGGACTGGCGCGTGCGCAGACGGAGCTCGATCTCGCGCGATCGACACGGGCGTCGGCACAGGCCGACCTCAACGCCGTGCTCAACCAGCCCGCCGGTCAGGCCGTGGCCCTGACGGGCGATCTGGCCGAGGGGCCGGCAACGACGGATCTCGCAGGGGCCATGCGGATCGCGTCAGCGTCCAACATCGATCTGCTGTCGGCTGAACGAGAGGCGGCCGTCGAGGAACGCCGGCTCGGCGTGTTGAAGGCGGAACGCGTGCCGACGCCCACGGTCACGTTCGGTCTCCCGATCGACGCCCCCGATGAGTTCACCGTCGGCAAGAGCCTGGGCATTGCGATGGCCATCCCGCTCTTCAGCCGGAACAAGGGCGAGATCGCGCAGTCGATGGCAACCATCGATTGGATTCACGCCAAACGCGACGCCGCTCGTCGCGTCGCCGAAAGTGCCGTCTTCGGCGCGCTCGCCCGCATGGAAGCCGAGCGGCGCCAGGTGGACGCGTACCGGGGGCGCGTGATTCCAGCGGCCACCGAGTTGGCGACGCTGGCCGAGGAGAGCTACAAGGCCGGCCGCAATTCGGTTCTCGGCCTGATCGACGCCCAACGCAGCCTGCGTGACGTGAGCCGCGAATACCTGCAGGCATTGCTCGATTTCCAGACCGCGATCGCCGATCTCGAAGAGGTCGTAGGTGCGCCGCTCACGGAGGGACGCAGTGAGAAGTAA
- a CDS encoding efflux RND transporter permease subunit, giving the protein MNVARFASQNARAVLLGVVLLTAAGFYSMFRLPSAIYPEVEFPRIVIVAKSGDLSPRLVQLAVTRPLEEAARSVLGVRRVRSKTIRGATEISVLFNPDADMRYALQLMQGKTDEVKPTLPPGTEMQVERMTPSLFPIFMINLTGGLPARDLRDLAAFDIRPLLSRVTGVANVEVIASEEREISVQVDPERLSAAKLTIDQVADALKATNQVNSVGRLAKDYRQYLVLATAELTSLDDVRNVVVAFRQQTPVYVKDLAEVREGVLDKTTLVSGDGQPAALVSVARQIHGNIINVVDGARAAIEGYRQSLPPNVRWKVVYDLAEFVRGAVANVRDAIIIGGLLAVFVLIAFLRDWRVTFIAATSLPLTLVGTFWILRLAGGTIDLMSMGGLAIAIGLVIDDAIVIVENIHRHRAAGETVTVAAEKGTQELIAAVTGSTLTTVVVFVPLGLLQGVVGQFFSALSLTLAAAVLLSLAYALLFIPNLAARWLLPVRSSATGLPAGAVAQPRAALPWLSHRYQAMLRRALKRPALVVLVTIAFAGLGVLFFEKLDTGFLPEMDEGGFVLDYWTPAGTSLPETDKMVGRIERILHDTPEVAGFARRTGAELGLFATPQNTGDIVVRLKPRSDRTRSSEQIIEELRGTFGRDLPGMTVEFIQLLQDMLGDLEGNPEPIEVKIFGDDLPTLARLAEGVAERMKKIDGVVDVVAPQRGNPELNVQVDPTRAAKAGFTVDQVSSQLSTGMLGRVSTAFRRGDRLVDVRVRFPDKYRFDFDWVREFPLTNGNGTIVPLSATAAVSSAEGQEELHREDLKQMVPVTARLEGRGMKSAVRDIEAVMASAALPLGYTWQMGGLYESQQAAFWSLIVVLGIAVLLVFAVLVAQFRRFTSALVILSAAPLSLVGAFGLLLLTKTPLNVSSLMGLVLLVGLIVKNGIILVDYADLISKHEPDRVEALVQAGAIRLRPILMTTLCTLFGLLPLALGLGAGAEMQKPLAIAVIGGLTVSTVITLVFVPALLALVDRRPAAE; this is encoded by the coding sequence ATGAACGTCGCCCGCTTCGCCTCGCAGAACGCGAGGGCCGTCCTCCTCGGCGTCGTGCTGCTCACGGCAGCCGGCTTCTACTCGATGTTTCGCCTGCCGAGCGCCATCTACCCGGAGGTCGAGTTCCCTCGGATCGTCATCGTCGCGAAATCCGGGGACCTCTCGCCGCGGCTGGTGCAACTCGCCGTCACACGGCCGCTCGAAGAGGCCGCCCGGTCGGTGCTGGGCGTCCGCCGTGTCCGGTCGAAGACGATTCGAGGCGCGACGGAAATCTCGGTGTTGTTCAATCCCGATGCCGACATGCGGTATGCGCTGCAGCTCATGCAGGGCAAGACCGACGAGGTGAAGCCGACGCTCCCGCCGGGCACCGAGATGCAGGTCGAGCGGATGACTCCGTCGCTCTTCCCGATCTTCATGATCAACCTCACCGGTGGCCTTCCGGCCCGGGACCTGCGCGACCTGGCGGCGTTCGACATCCGGCCCCTCCTCAGCCGGGTGACCGGCGTCGCCAACGTCGAGGTGATCGCCAGCGAGGAACGCGAGATCTCCGTGCAGGTCGATCCTGAACGACTCAGCGCCGCCAAGCTGACGATCGACCAGGTGGCCGACGCGCTCAAGGCGACCAACCAGGTGAATTCGGTCGGTCGCCTCGCCAAGGACTATCGCCAGTACCTCGTGCTGGCCACGGCCGAGCTCACGAGCCTCGACGACGTGCGCAACGTCGTCGTTGCCTTCCGGCAGCAGACACCTGTGTACGTTAAAGATCTCGCGGAGGTGCGCGAGGGCGTGCTGGACAAGACCACGCTCGTCAGCGGCGACGGACAGCCGGCGGCCCTGGTGAGCGTGGCGCGCCAGATCCACGGCAACATCATCAATGTCGTGGACGGTGCGCGGGCGGCCATCGAGGGCTATCGTCAGTCCCTTCCCCCCAACGTCCGTTGGAAGGTCGTGTACGACCTGGCGGAGTTCGTCAGGGGCGCCGTGGCCAACGTGCGCGACGCCATCATCATCGGCGGCCTGCTGGCGGTCTTCGTGCTCATTGCGTTCCTGCGCGACTGGCGCGTGACGTTCATCGCCGCGACCTCTCTCCCGCTCACGCTCGTCGGCACGTTCTGGATCCTCCGCCTGGCGGGCGGCACGATCGATCTGATGTCGATGGGCGGCCTCGCTATCGCCATCGGACTCGTCATCGACGATGCGATTGTCATCGTGGAGAACATCCACCGCCACCGCGCGGCCGGTGAGACGGTGACGGTTGCCGCCGAGAAGGGCACCCAGGAACTGATTGCCGCGGTCACGGGCTCGACGCTCACGACGGTCGTGGTGTTCGTCCCGCTCGGCCTGCTTCAGGGCGTCGTGGGCCAGTTCTTCTCGGCGCTGTCGCTCACCCTCGCGGCCGCCGTGCTGCTGTCCCTGGCCTACGCTCTGCTGTTCATTCCGAACCTGGCCGCGCGCTGGCTGCTGCCCGTCCGATCGTCGGCAACCGGTCTGCCGGCAGGCGCGGTTGCCCAGCCGCGCGCCGCGCTGCCCTGGCTCTCCCACCGGTACCAGGCGATGCTCCGTCGCGCGCTGAAGCGTCCCGCGCTGGTCGTGCTCGTCACCATCGCGTTCGCCGGCCTCGGCGTCCTCTTCTTCGAGAAACTGGACACCGGATTCCTGCCGGAGATGGACGAAGGCGGTTTCGTCCTCGACTACTGGACGCCGGCCGGCACGTCGCTGCCGGAGACCGACAAGATGGTGGGCCGGATCGAGCGGATTCTGCACGACACACCGGAGGTGGCCGGCTTTGCGCGGCGCACGGGGGCGGAACTCGGTCTGTTCGCCACGCCACAGAACACCGGAGACATTGTCGTTCGCCTGAAGCCGAGGTCCGATCGCACGAGGAGTTCCGAGCAAATCATCGAAGAGCTGCGGGGCACGTTCGGGAGGGACCTGCCCGGCATGACCGTCGAATTCATCCAGTTGCTGCAGGACATGCTGGGCGATCTCGAGGGTAACCCCGAGCCGATCGAGGTGAAGATATTCGGCGACGACCTCCCGACGCTGGCGCGCCTCGCGGAAGGCGTCGCCGAGCGCATGAAGAAGATCGACGGCGTCGTGGACGTCGTCGCACCCCAGCGCGGCAATCCCGAGCTGAACGTGCAGGTCGATCCCACGCGGGCGGCCAAGGCGGGCTTCACGGTCGACCAGGTGTCGAGCCAGCTGTCCACCGGCATGCTGGGTCGCGTGTCGACGGCGTTTCGACGCGGCGACCGCCTCGTGGACGTGCGCGTGCGGTTCCCCGACAAGTACCGGTTCGATTTCGACTGGGTGCGGGAGTTCCCCCTGACCAACGGCAACGGCACGATCGTGCCCCTCTCGGCAACCGCAGCCGTGTCCTCGGCCGAGGGCCAGGAGGAACTTCATCGCGAAGACCTGAAACAGATGGTCCCGGTAACGGCGCGGCTCGAAGGGCGCGGCATGAAGAGCGCCGTGAGAGACATCGAGGCGGTGATGGCGTCCGCCGCCCTCCCGCTCGGCTACACGTGGCAGATGGGGGGGTTGTACGAGAGCCAGCAGGCGGCGTTCTGGTCGCTCATCGTCGTGCTGGGAATCGCGGTGCTGTTGGTGTTCGCCGTGCTGGTCGCGCAGTTCCGGCGCTTCACCTCGGCGCTCGTCATCCTGTCCGCCGCGCCGCTCTCGCTCGTCGGCGCGTTCGGCCTGCTGCTGCTCACGAAAACACCGCTCAATGTCTCGTCGTTGATGGGACTGGTCCTGCTGGTCGGCCTCATCGTGAAGAATGGCATCATCCTCGTGGACTACGCCGACCTCATCTCGAAGCACGAGCCCGACCGGGTCGAGGCGCTCGTGCAGGCGGGCGCGATCAGACTGCGCCCCATCCTGATGACGACGCTCTGCACGCTCTTCGGCCTGTTGCCGCTGGCACTGGGCCTCGGCGCCGGGGCGGAGATGCAGAAGCCGCTGGCGATCGCCGTCATTGGCGGCCTGACGGTGTCGACGGTGATTACGCTGGTGTTCGTTCCCGCTCTGCTCGCGCTCGTGGATCGCCGGCCGGCTGCCGAGTAG
- a CDS encoding MBL fold metallo-hydrolase: MKVQALARNTRLYSSNVFLVTGDWNRLEDVNGLVDAGADPAVMTFLADAATGVGKRKLDIVVLTHRHFDHATMVPMLRKAYAPTIAAFGPGDDVDRALADGDVIRLGDEDFEVIQTPGHTEDSICLYGQRSGALFAGDTPLVHLSPDGDYESGYVNALRRIVEKPVKTIYFGHGDPLTADCRAQLHASLLVAERYRRSAR, translated from the coding sequence ATGAAAGTCCAGGCGCTGGCACGGAACACGCGACTCTACAGCTCGAACGTCTTCCTGGTCACCGGCGACTGGAACCGCCTGGAAGACGTCAACGGGCTCGTGGATGCGGGTGCCGATCCCGCGGTCATGACGTTTCTGGCCGATGCCGCGACCGGTGTCGGCAAGCGGAAGCTGGATATCGTCGTGCTCACGCACCGTCACTTCGATCACGCGACGATGGTGCCGATGCTGAGAAAGGCGTACGCGCCGACGATCGCCGCGTTCGGTCCGGGAGATGACGTGGACCGCGCGCTGGCGGATGGCGACGTGATCCGCCTCGGCGACGAGGACTTCGAAGTCATCCAGACGCCGGGCCACACCGAGGATTCGATCTGCCTGTATGGTCAACGCAGCGGCGCGTTGTTCGCCGGCGACACGCCGCTCGTTCATCTCTCGCCTGACGGCGACTACGAGTCAGGCTACGTCAACGCCCTCCGTCGAATCGTCGAAAAGCCCGTCAAGACGATTTACTTCGGCCACGGCGATCCGCTGACGGCCGACTGTCGTGCTCAACTCCACGCCTCGCTCCTGGTGGCGGAGCGTTACAGGCGGAGTGCGCGGTGA
- a CDS encoding efflux RND transporter periplasmic adaptor subunit, with the protein MRSNERIMGQRASRAACLAILVAMTVSVAACGKKAVEEGAAVDVPTITADIGKVAKQDLVERLVVRGTIAAEPNHDVKISALVPGRVMMLRVAEGDAVSSGQVVAEIDPRPLEDQKRQAAAAVNQAKAALENAKLNLERTDRLFKRGIAAGKEVEDARAQQATAEAGLETALAALDSADRQLSRAKVTSPITGTVVKRLVSVGEQVDGTAAQPLIEVASIEVVELAASVPSEHLAAVHVGQKVAIASDAYPDKTFPGEVIAIAPAIDPQTNAALARVRVTNTGRSLKVGMYAQARIAVSERKAALTVPPSAVARTEAGEAAVYVVTSGVAQRTPVKIGLETIDAVEILSGVADGQSVLTSAVHGLGEKAKLGKAS; encoded by the coding sequence GTGAGAAGTAACGAGCGAATCATGGGACAACGCGCCAGCCGTGCGGCGTGCCTGGCCATCCTGGTTGCAATGACCGTCTCCGTCGCCGCCTGCGGGAAGAAGGCGGTGGAGGAGGGTGCCGCCGTGGACGTGCCGACGATCACCGCCGACATCGGCAAGGTGGCGAAGCAGGACCTGGTCGAGCGTCTCGTCGTCCGCGGCACGATTGCCGCGGAGCCGAACCACGACGTCAAGATCAGCGCACTCGTGCCGGGCCGGGTGATGATGCTGCGGGTGGCCGAAGGTGACGCGGTGTCGTCCGGCCAGGTGGTCGCAGAGATCGATCCGCGCCCGCTCGAAGACCAGAAACGGCAGGCCGCGGCGGCGGTCAACCAGGCGAAGGCGGCGCTCGAGAACGCGAAGCTGAACCTCGAGCGGACCGATCGGCTCTTCAAGCGCGGCATCGCGGCCGGCAAGGAGGTCGAGGATGCGCGCGCCCAGCAGGCAACCGCCGAGGCCGGTCTCGAGACGGCCTTGGCCGCGCTCGACAGCGCGGATCGGCAGTTGTCGCGGGCGAAGGTGACATCGCCCATCACCGGCACCGTCGTGAAACGACTGGTCAGTGTCGGTGAGCAGGTCGACGGCACCGCCGCCCAGCCGCTGATCGAGGTCGCCAGCATCGAGGTCGTGGAACTGGCGGCCAGCGTCCCTTCGGAGCATCTCGCCGCCGTTCACGTCGGCCAGAAGGTCGCCATCGCGTCCGACGCCTACCCCGACAAGACGTTCCCCGGGGAGGTCATCGCCATCGCGCCGGCCATCGATCCCCAGACCAACGCCGCGCTGGCCCGCGTTCGCGTGACGAATACCGGCCGGTCGCTGAAGGTGGGCATGTACGCGCAGGCGCGGATCGCGGTCAGCGAACGGAAGGCTGCGCTCACGGTTCCGCCGTCGGCCGTAGCCAGGACCGAGGCCGGTGAGGCGGCCGTCTACGTGGTGACCAGCGGCGTGGCGCAGAGGACGCCGGTGAAGATCGGCCTCGAGACCATCGACGCGGTGGAAATCCTGTCCGGAGTCGCCGATGGACAGTCGGTTCTGACGTCCGCGGTTCACGGCCTCGGCGAGAAGGCCAAGCTCGGGAAGGCATCATGA
- a CDS encoding PepSY-like domain-containing protein, translating into MKTIRTFATGALLVVSFAAFAAAQQPAQTPARKPAVKQEAGAKAAVTKPAAKVQLPTAIADAFKKTYPDAVIKNVAKEVENGKTVYEVESTDKGMGRDLIYNPDGTVSEIEEEIKPADLPAPVSAALHELHPKATIAKAEKLTRGTVVEYEFALKGDAKKSVSFTPDGKPVAAAPEKK; encoded by the coding sequence ATGAAGACGATCCGAACGTTCGCAACTGGTGCGCTGCTCGTCGTGTCGTTCGCCGCATTCGCTGCCGCGCAGCAGCCGGCCCAGACACCAGCGCGGAAGCCGGCGGTGAAGCAGGAAGCCGGCGCGAAGGCCGCGGTGACGAAGCCGGCGGCCAAGGTGCAACTGCCGACGGCGATTGCCGACGCATTCAAGAAGACTTATCCCGACGCGGTCATCAAGAACGTCGCGAAGGAAGTGGAGAATGGCAAGACGGTGTATGAGGTCGAGAGCACCGACAAGGGCATGGGCCGCGACCTCATCTACAACCCGGACGGCACCGTGAGCGAGATCGAAGAGGAGATCAAGCCGGCCGATCTGCCCGCCCCCGTCAGCGCGGCGCTCCACGAACTCCATCCGAAGGCCACCATCGCCAAGGCGGAGAAGCTCACGCGTGGGACCGTCGTGGAATACGAGTTCGCGCTGAAGGGCGACGCGAAGAAGAGCGTCTCGTTCACCCCGGACGGCAAACCGGTCGCAGCCGCGCCCGAGAAGAAGTAG